gactttccggtcggtgctacatctattgtcaagtagcagtactgatagttccgctactcgatgctagatgctaatagtctttttggtactaaaactgatgtatggagtgagcactctatgtatttttttctctatgacaatacaaaaggtaatcatggtccatatcccggtcgatataagtctagtgaaactaaccgtgagtCATTCAAAACTGCAACCTTAACTTATCTACCCCACCACCAAATATTGCCACCACTATCACCAAAAATCGTCCGAAACTAGAGCAAAAGCGAACCTTTGGTTTCTGTAAAAAATCTgctttcggtcggacactactagtaggctcatttagactgcgcgagaactcgcatgcgagtttcattacattgcgtcatttgttcggtcggctgaattgatgtgacctcaatggtccgcaatgtaactaaaatcgtatacgagttcgcgcgccgtctaaatgagccttcaATACGCAATGATCAATATTTATTGACATGCGATCAATAAATACAGTTACTGTGTTAGTGACTGATACAATACATCAATCATGCGAGTGCTTTTACTGACAATAGACCATTCTTACGTAGGGTCAGCCGCGACCCCCATATGGGGCAAGTGCGACCGCTTGCGTCTCGAGTACGCACATGCCCCGCTCTTGTAGGCCTTCCAGGATTCACACGGGGACGCGATGAAGGCCTCTGGCCTTAGCACTGATTCGGCGTAGAACATGTATGAGCGCCAATGGCTGCAGAAAACTGGAAAGGGGTTAGTTGGGTTAGTGAGTTAGTTAGGGAGGGTTTACCTTAACATTGAATCTACTCCAGCAATTCAATCTGCCATTTAAATGTACAGATGTAGTAGtgcataatagggtatttgactgtatttaaaataaattattttacaccatgcataaaataaagcaccaaaagattaatagagaaacgtagacagcagttatttataGACAcagtttctattttaaaacacttaaaaaatttacaactaatattataagcagaaggagttgaacaAATAGTttcggttaatccggttataatatccgctaaaaattgtcgagcattagaatttttgtttgccgctacatctattgtcaactagcagaactgataatgtcggctacttgacgttagatgtcgactacgaaataatcgcgttttggcaagaaaactgatgtatagagcagggatgttgcgaacatccgcatccgcatccgcagccgcggaacttccgcatgattttcaacatccgcatctgcatccgcatccgcataaaatcgatgcggagcttatgcggatgcggatgtcaaacaagtcggtacaggaaagtcttagcggcggcgtaagtgctaggtaatttcgtcattacctataacgaactCGTCTAAATCCAGAAAAgccggccaagttactgtttattaaatataacgcacctatattcttgctcaaatactaaacgtttcgtttttttaataaaaaaaatactaaaaatgtaatatttgacgttttctaagtacctaatcttgacatccgcatccgcatccgcggatgtgagcctttaagtatccgcatccgcatccgcggatgtcaaaaaatctgcatccgcaacatccctggtatagagTTACCACTCTTACGACACATGTGACATCTAGTGTCGaacagcagtactgatagttccactacttgacgctagatgtagactacgaaaataacagtcgttttggtaacaaaactgaCGTACGCTtcttaattctctttggtaatACGTACATTTGTTGAAGAACTGCTGTTGATGCAGAACCACTTCCAACTCGCAGCCCGGCTGTGGGCTGATCCCACCGTTGGGGTAGAAGTCCGCATGCCCTAAGGAGACGGGGAAGCCTgcgaataattaaataaataaataataaataataaatattatagggacattcttacacaaattgactaagccccacggtaagctcaagaaggcttgtattgtgggtactcagacaacgatatatataatatatacttatatacatagaaaacaaccatgactcaggaacaaatatctgtatcatcatacaaataaatgcccttaccaggattcgaacccgggaccatcggcttcacaggcagggtcactacccactaggccagaccggtcgtcaaattgaataaatatatataaaaattagcgacccgccccggcttcgtacgggttaacaaattatacataaaccttcctcttgaatcactctatctattaaaaaaaccgcatcaaaatccgtggcgtagttttaaagatccaagcatacatagggacagacagacagctggaagcgactttgttttatactatgtagtgatacttattctatttttagtatttgttgttatagcgccaacagaaatacatcatctgtgaacatttcaactgcctagctatcacggttcatgaggtatacagcctggtgacggatgGACAGAtaaacggacagcggagtcttagtaatagggtcccgttttttacttatactttgggtacggaaccctcaaaAAGGAAATGACGTTGCGATTTGGACGCATTATACCCGAACTGAGACAACGCAGCAGTGagaccaaacaaaaaaaaaacagttacatGGAAAAGTTAAAAAAGTTAGGCCAAAAAGGTCTTAGAAATAAACAGTAACTCACCAAATATCCCGGCATCAGTGTGTATAACGTCTACGAAGTGAGCATCCGAGGGGTCCAGGCGCTGTTCGAGGGGTAACTTAGTGAAAAGGGGTCCGGCGGGGTCCAAACCGGTGATTCTTGAGACGCGACCTgataaaagtatttattttcaaGAATACAGGTTACAGATTATGTCAGGGGTAGGGAATGCAATCTCGCACCAAGATTGGCGATTCGAGATCTCGCACGAAAAATCTGAATTGAGATTGGGTGTTTCGACATCTCGAAAGTAATAACAATGTGTTACTTTGATCAAAAATCTCTAAGAATTCCGTATAAACTACTTATTTAGGGTACGTcatgtatattttgaaaataaaaacaataatttaaatcaACAAATAACGAACCTTCgtttgtaaaatatatatatatatatatatatatatatatatatatatatatatatatatatatatattttggcaAGCACTGTAAAAATCGTATCAATAATTATACGCTATGTCTGCCCGATTTTTCCGTATAGAGCGCGCCACAGTGTTTTGATGGCTGCATACAATAGCACTGTCTGAAAAACGCGAACCTAAGGTCAAACAGAtaactcaaaataaaaaaattcacaCGGTTGAATCTTCCAATCTCGTTCGAGATCTTGAAATTAGTAATCGAGAATATCGAGATCTCAACCGAAATTGAAGAAATCGAGATTTCCTGTCAACGAGATTGAATCTCGAAAATTCGTGCCAGATCTCGCGAAATCTCGAAATTGCGAGATCGAGGTTGCATTCCATAATCAGGGGTCTCCGCACTAGGCTTTGCCTGCTGTATCGCGGGGAACCTGGTACAAATTAGTTAACAGAACTAAATTACATAGAAATAAACTTACTTAATAGTTTAAAACTAAAGATAACAATTTATAAATTAAGTAACAGAAATTCGACACATGTAAGACCaagtatctgggagaccgagctttgctcgaaaaacgtataaaaactcaaaaatgcgcgttttcccagggataagacctagctcgaaTCAATTTTGATCCGTACGCAATAAAAACTATATATacgtagagtccgtctaagctaactttgcaccgattttATTACAACAAAGTGAAGGAGTGTcattatattttcatagaaattataCATTAATACTGACAATATTAGAATATTACACTTgtcattacttacctactacggGCCCTACGGCGGGTAGGTAGGACAGAGAACACACTACGCATTCGTGTGTATTTTACTATAGCATGTGTTACCTGAAGTGATGTAAGCGCCCGCCACCCCCGCCGCGTGGGCACCCAAGCTGTGCCCGACCAGATGTGTCTTCGACAGATCCAGACCTCTGTAACACATTATTATTAactcaaataaatgtcataCCTAAACGAAAGAAATATTGaccagtttataatttatattcctacttaaaaaccaaaattaccttgacgcactcttattctcttaacaataaagtcgcgtcaagatcattttgaacacagcgcccgcttagcaactattgctgctgactgtatgtcaTGCAGGATCGTAtgtccgtggtctctgcctacccctccgggaaataggcgtgattatatgtatgtatgtgtatatttcTATAAAAACTAACCTGGATACTAAGTAGTCGATGAATTTAGCAGCAAAACGGCCTATATACCAAGTATTGTCAGCCGCGGTGAAGTACCAGGGGCCGGCTTCTAGTTGGGACACGTCCAGGATTATGAAGTTCACGTCGCCTCGTAACATGTATgcttaacaataaaataaaaaaaaatataggacatttttacactaattgactaagccccacggtaagctcaagaaagcttgtattgtgggtactcagacaacgatatacagggtgattcaggagacgtgagcaggatcaagcccaCGCATACAGTgagttataaacaactgtttcgtaccagtatttgtgagattaactttaatttattttatactgcttaaaaaaaaagttttaatttatttacgacatttatggtcaccccctttgttttatccataacaagtgccaaattatcgaactgttgtgagacatgctaacattgtgaagtgccaaattgaatgtcatcggaatctggttacttttgaaaaatcgtatctcactcaagtgtgacattctattttcttcatattcaaagtggtgtcataacggttaaaaaggttttatctttgttaatttaaTGTTGTAGGGTAACCATgaatgtagataattaaatatgtccttaccaaaaagtataacaacagaaaaatagcgtgattgttttactcAGATATTGTGGTGAACTGGTGaacaattattttacatttgctgattgtgtaggcttagtcctgctcacgtctcatgaatcaccctgtataacataaataactaaatacttaaatacattgaaaacatccatgacgacATGTTTTTGGGAAGCCTGTTCCCCTTTTACATTTTGCGTTATCGTCACAGAGCTAATCCTGCA
The DNA window shown above is from Cydia amplana chromosome 25, ilCydAmpl1.1, whole genome shotgun sequence and carries:
- the LOC134659607 gene encoding pancreatic lipase-related protein 3-like: MMNAVPLACFLSMIRPPGVQFDNALLQIAPVDKTKCPLVRDTTDVQFRLYTRYNPTQYQELIIDDDEKLFASHMSFKEKTVLYFTAFMEEPDDGSGLLVREAYMLRGDVNFIILDVSQLEAGPWYFTAADNTWYIGRFAAKFIDYLVSRGLDLSKTHLVGHSLGAHAAGVAGAYITSGRVSRITGLDPAGPLFTKLPLEQRLDPSDAHFVDVIHTDAGIFGFPVSLGHADFYPNGGISPQPGCELEVVLHQQQFFNKFFCSHWRSYMFYAESVLRPEAFIASPCESWKAYKSGACAYSRRKRSHLPHMGVAADPT